The following proteins are co-located in the Tripterygium wilfordii isolate XIE 37 chromosome 2, ASM1340144v1, whole genome shotgun sequence genome:
- the LOC120009349 gene encoding ribonuclease 1-like, which yields MDTKVYKTNKGPYKFLKIVMVWPPSFCNTDAEDIDCDKPLIDDRFTIHGGWTMYTATKWVAPYNKTGCHTTEIPLPAEAITRELLGELVPDMIHLWPDVEFYLNETKTDDFWKYQWVKHGMCFKHPTNPKIYFQTTINIPKTYNFLQILNQGGYNPDNGFYNATKMATTVNDALGVDAELRCNKNTLGNVQLHEIWVRLNRTDVLIPIGRPSTGNCPTDKLIQFPSATLVSD from the exons ATGGATACAAAAGTCTATAAGACAAACAAGGGTCCGTATAAATTCTTGAAAATTGTCATGGTGTGGCCCCCATCATTTTGCAACACTGACGCAGAGGATATTGATTGTGATAAGCCGTTGATAGATGATCGTTTCACAATTCATGGAGGTTGGACTATGTACACTGCAACAAAGTGGGTTGCACCCTACAATAAAACGGGATGCCACACTACCGAGATACCACTCCCAGCAGAAGCTATTACg AGAGAGTTATTAGGCGAGCTTGTCCCTGATATGATCCACCTATGGCCGGATGTTGAATTCTACCTAAACGAGACAAAAACTGATGATTTTTGGAAGTACCAGTGGGTAAAACATGGGATGTGTTTTAAACATCCAACGAATCcgaaaatttattttcagaCAACCATAAATATCCCAAAGACTTATAATTTCCTTCAAATACTCAATCAAG GAGGCTATAATCCGGACAATGGATTTTATAATGCAACCAAGATGGCAACGACCGTCAACGACGCTTTGGGAGTGGATGCTGAACTTAGGTGTAACAAAAATACACTTGGAAATGTACAACTACATGAGATTTGGGTACGTCTCAATAGGACTGATGTACTTATACCAATCGGACGTCCTTCTACTGGTAATTGTCCAACCGACAAGCTCATACAGTTTCCTTCTGCTACATTAGTTAGTGATTGA
- the LOC120009366 gene encoding transcription factor MYB3-like: MTNLPTKKEVNKGAWTEEEDRKLAEVIAIHGAKRWKMIAAKANLNRCGKSCRLRWLNYLRPNIKRGNISDQEEDLILRLHKLLGNRWSLIAGRLPGRTDNEIKNYWNSHLSKKIKLNEKQTMAAPRARSRAHKRTSMERAHKRMSMEENCENNCVSNSTGGVDHGAPNINFNIDDFFDFSNEDPLNLEWMSKFIEKTDLDFSVMM; encoded by the exons ATGACAAACTTGCCTACAAAGAAGGAAGTCAACAAGGGTGCTTGgactgaagaagaagatagaaaaCTTGCAGAGGTTATTGCAATTCATGGTGCTAAAAGATGGAAAATGATTGCAGCCAAAGCTA ATCTAAACAGGTGTGGTAAGAGTTGCAGGCTAAGGTGGTTGAATTATTTAAGACCAAACATAAAAAGAGGCAACATATCTGACCAAGAAGAGGACTTGATTCTTAGGCTGCATAAACTATTAGGGAACAG GTGGTCTTTGATTGCTGGGAGGTTACCGGGCCGAACGGATAATGAGATCAAGAACTACTGGAATTCTCATTTGagcaagaaaataaagttgAATGAGAAACAAACCATGGCAGCACCAAGAGCACGCTCCAGGGCACACAAGAGAACGTCCATGGAAAGAGCACACAAGAGAATGTCCATGGAAGAGAATTGTGAAAATAATTGTGTGTCTAACAGTACCGGAGGTGTTGATCATGGAGCCCCAAATATCAACTTCAATATCGATGATTTCTTCGATTTCTCTAATGAGGATCCCTTGAACTTGGAGTGGATGAGCAAATTCATAGAAAAGACGGACCTGGACTTCTCAGTGATGATGTGA